The following nucleotide sequence is from Nitrosopumilus adriaticus.
GCCAAAGTTTCCATAATTACTTTGATTTGCTCCATTAGGACTTGCTGCATGTCTGCCAGTTGTTCTTGCAATGATTTAATTTCTTCACGTAGTTTTTGATTTTCTTCTCTAAGACTAGTTAGTTCTGTTTTTTCATCATCATCGTATCTATCGTCATCATACTTGTCATCATCGTATCTATCGTCATCATACTTGTCATCATCGTATCTATCGTCATCATACTTGTCATCATCGTATCTATCGTCATCATACTTGTCATCATCGTATCTATCGTCATCATACTTGTCATCATCGTATCTATCGTCATCATACTTGTCATCATCGTATCTATCGTCATCATACTTGTCATCATCGTATCTATCGTCATCTTCGCTTGCAAAAGCAAAGCCAGTAGGCAGGGATAGAACCAAAATTGCTAACAGAAAGAATGTTGCAATACTGTATTTCTTCATGGTAAAAATAACGACAAAATTCAATATAACGAGGGCAGATATTTTCCATAACTGATTTTCATGTATGAAAGTAATGCCTAATTTTTCATAAAATACGATATTCGTATCTTGCCCAGTTCTGATACACTGATAAATCATCAGTACCTGTTATATAGAAAAATTCATTCGGTATTTTATGCGTGGTTTGGGGGTTGTTGCAACAAGTGTTGTCTTTGCACTATTTTTTGCCATGAGTCCAGTGTTTGCCCAAGAAACAAGCGAGCAGACTACTCTATCAGATGATCTTCAAAATAATCCCTTGGCACAAGACATTCTAAAAAAAATTGAACAGACAAAAAAATGGATTGAAGAACTAGAACAAAGAAACTATGAAAAACTAGCCGCACAAAAAGAACTGGAGGCTAAAAGATCCAAATCCCTTGAAATACTAAATCAGGATCTTGCAGATTGGGAAAAACTGTGGGATTACTATTCTTCTTACAATGCCTTTGACAGGTTTGTAGATAAGATTCCTGACTCTCAAGTACAAGATGTCTTTTGGGATCAGTTTGAATTCAAGGAACAAAAAGTTGAGGCAGGAAGAGATGCATTCAAAAAAGTACTAGATGACGGGGGTTCTCGACGTGATGCTCTACAAGCATATCTTGTAGCAGCTGAAACTAAACGTATTGAGCTAATAGAGACAAATTCGCAGTTTAATGTTAATCATAACTTGGCATACTATTCACAACAAATTCTATTTGATGAAGAAGGGAAATTCATTGATTCGCAGATAACTGGAGAGCAACTAAGAAAATACTATGAGGATTATAGGACAAACCCTGCATATCTTCAAGCAAATCCAAATGACTCTTTATCGTGGGAAGATCTTGGAAAAACAAACCCTGATACTGAATGCAGAGAAGGAAATGTAGTAGTATACAGATTCCATGCAGATGATTATGTCTGTGTAAGTATAGCTACTGCAGAGATGTGGGTAAGACATGGAATGGGTGAGATTACAGGTGATGTGCAAAATAGATTTGATCAAGAGGTCGTCTCTCCACTTACAAAATGCAATGACGGATTTACTGTAATATTTAATCTTGAAACTGAAAAATATTCATGTGTCCTTGATGATACTGCAAAAGATTGGATAGAGCAAGGACTGGCAGAATCTCATAGTGCAGATGATTATGTGGCAGCCAGTATAGAAAACAAGGATGCATCTGAAAGAGTAGAAAAAGTCAATCAGCAAATATGGGAAATTAAAAAAGAGTTTGAAGAGAATCAAATCAAACTAAAAAAAGAATATGACATAAAATATGAAGATGCCCTAACTGCATCAAAGATTGATGAAAAGAATGCAACTGTTGATTACAACCAACGCTCAGGCATGTCAAAAGAGGAATTGAGCATAAAAATTGGTGAGATTAGAGAAAATCTTGAATCCGAAAAAGAATCACTACTTGAGAACAAGATTGACGATTTGAAAAGTCTTGAAAAAGAGTTTGAAGATGCCATGAAAGAACTTGTTTCTCTATATGAGGATGATCCATTCGTTGAGGTCAGATTGAACATGGGTCATATAGGATACGAGGCAGTCTCTAGAGATGAAAACTAGACTCATCATCATATCTATAATTGTGATAATTGTTGTTTCGTCTGGTATAGTTTATGCAATTTCAGTAATTAATGAACCAAAAACCGCAAAAGATTGCAGATTCACATATGGTAAGGGTGGGCAGGAAATGTTGGATTGTCTAGAAAAAATTAGAGATAACTCGTCTATTCCTTCTGCACAAGAGTTTCTGAAAATGGATTGTGATGATTTGAATCATATCTTTCCAGAGTTTCCTAGCGAAGAGGTTGCAGATGCTTGGAACACAAGAATGCATGAATGCATTAATGAACAAGAGTCATTACAATCTCAAGCAAATGAACTTGGAATGGACAAAGGAATTGTAACCGAGATGGAAAATTTACAACAAATGTCATGTGATGAAATTATCCAAAGGAATACAGAAGGTGAATATCGTAGTAGTGATAACCGAGAATTTGCAAGAGAGAAAACCCTTGATTGTAGTGATATTGAAGAATCTTTTGCAGTAAATGCATCATGTGAAGAATTGTATGAAAGGTATCATAGTGGCCAACAATATTGGTTTGAAGACCATAAACAAATAACAGAAAACAGATTAGCTAAATGTTCAGAGATTGTGGATAATGAAAACTAGACTTTTGATAATTATTGGAATACTTATGATGGCGACAATTCCATTTGTCACATTTGCTGTACTTGATAGATATTCTGATTATGGCGAACATGTGGGCGCTATGGAGGAAAAAGAAGATAAATCTGCAAAACTTGGTGATAAATACTACATAGAACCAGAAAGAAAAGAGAAACTAGAAGCAGTTGAGCTTGATCTTAGAGATAGAATCACTCAATTACATCAACAAAAATCTTTATCCTCTTTTGGAGTAAACCTTGATCATCGCACACAAGAAATTATTGTAATAGTTGAAAAGGATCATTTTAATGCTGAAATTGAAAAAATGATATCTGAGTATCCTGATGATATCCGAATTGTTTTCTTCAACGACGGAATTTATCTTGATGAATGGTCCGAATCCGAACCAGGAATAATGAAAAAAGCAAGAGATTTGGGTATCAATAACATCATGGATGCTGTTGATTCAGAAGAATTGAGTTTTGATGAGAAAAAAGAGTACATCCAGATTAGATATGAAGAAGATGGTCCTGTGACAACTCCTTCTCTGAATATTAGGATCAAAGACTTTACTAGAAATTTGGACTATGGAGAACGTCCTACATTCACTGTAATTGAAACAGGATATGCTATTCCATGCACGCATCCAACACTAGAAGTGTACTATCTAAAACAAGAAACTGGCAATGAACACACACTTGATGATCTGGTGTACGAGGATAGAATTATGTACTCTTGCCCTTTCTTTGATTCCTTTTACCCTGTTTTAAAATTCTGGGATGAAACAGATTTTGAACCATTTCCTGTCTGTGAAAAGGAAGGACGGTATCTTGTAGTGGGTGATTCAGGTTATGAAAGGATGCCCTTGGAGGAATACTATTGTGGGATGGAAAATCAAAACATAACGATATCAAAGTGGGATTTTAGTGAAGAGCAATCTTATGTCATAATTCCGTTAGGTGCAGTTATTCACGGAAGCGCCTCATTGATTCCAGAAGAAATTACGGTTGTTTTAGGCAAGAATAATACGATTACTTGGATTAACGATGATGATACAGTCCACACACTTGTCAGTGACAAGGGCGGCAATGAAAGATGGTCAACTGGAATGATGAGACCTGGAGAGTCATCGTCTGTGACATTTAACAACACTGGAATTTTTAATTATCATGGAACTCCCGGACCTTGGATTACAGGTACAGTAACAGTCTTGGAGAAATAGAAAATGAAGGCTAGACTTTTAATTATATTTTTGATTGCATTTACAACAATTGGTATGGTATCTGCTGATGCATACCACAATG
It contains:
- a CDS encoding cupredoxin domain-containing protein is translated as MKTRLLIIIGILMMATIPFVTFAVLDRYSDYGEHVGAMEEKEDKSAKLGDKYYIEPERKEKLEAVELDLRDRITQLHQQKSLSSFGVNLDHRTQEIIVIVEKDHFNAEIEKMISEYPDDIRIVFFNDGIYLDEWSESEPGIMKKARDLGINNIMDAVDSEELSFDEKKEYIQIRYEEDGPVTTPSLNIRIKDFTRNLDYGERPTFTVIETGYAIPCTHPTLEVYYLKQETGNEHTLDDLVYEDRIMYSCPFFDSFYPVLKFWDETDFEPFPVCEKEGRYLVVGDSGYERMPLEEYYCGMENQNITISKWDFSEEQSYVIIPLGAVIHGSASLIPEEITVVLGKNNTITWINDDDTVHTLVSDKGGNERWSTGMMRPGESSSVTFNNTGIFNYHGTPGPWITGTVTVLEK